The Aminivibrio pyruvatiphilus genome contains a region encoding:
- a CDS encoding DUF819 domain-containing protein — protein MITDGFAYVAFLFCFAGVVATLEMKYKDTTFFRYVPTPVVLYVMCMVFATFDLWQKTDSVNAAYRVVRGNLIPAMIFVMLLRCDIRKILKLGPRMLIGFFSATITIMIGFVVMFALMKNGFPPEAWKTWGALAGSWIGGTANMVAIQGALGINDSAMGYTLLVDNVNYSIWVIMLLATVPYAKFFNKWTKTDTSTIDSVGLMLSEVKENTRTKMETADLALLIGAGLLVSALSSWLATFLSPMLMEVFGKSDFLSVSTVTIILATIFGIACAMTPMNSIPGSSPVSMTMLYIIICLIASRASFKELTDAPYYLAAGFVILGIHALLMAIIAKILKIDLFTCAVASLANIGAVAAAPIIAAAYKETLVPIGVLMALMGYVVGTAGGLFVAKMLSMVAGA, from the coding sequence GTGATTACCGATGGATTTGCATATGTCGCGTTTCTGTTCTGCTTTGCGGGAGTCGTCGCCACACTGGAGATGAAGTACAAGGACACCACGTTCTTCAGGTATGTTCCCACCCCCGTCGTTCTGTACGTTATGTGCATGGTCTTCGCCACCTTCGACCTGTGGCAGAAGACTGACAGCGTCAACGCGGCGTACCGGGTGGTCCGGGGCAACCTCATTCCTGCCATGATCTTCGTCATGCTCCTCCGCTGCGACATCCGGAAGATCCTCAAGCTCGGCCCCCGGATGCTCATCGGATTCTTCTCCGCCACAATCACCATCATGATAGGTTTCGTGGTCATGTTCGCCCTCATGAAGAACGGCTTTCCTCCCGAGGCATGGAAGACCTGGGGCGCCCTTGCCGGAAGCTGGATCGGCGGCACGGCAAACATGGTGGCCATCCAGGGAGCCCTCGGCATCAACGACTCCGCCATGGGATACACCCTGCTGGTGGACAACGTGAACTACTCCATCTGGGTCATTATGCTGCTCGCTACTGTTCCCTACGCGAAGTTCTTCAACAAGTGGACGAAGACCGACACGTCTACCATCGACTCGGTCGGGCTCATGCTCTCCGAAGTGAAGGAAAACACCCGGACGAAGATGGAGACGGCAGACCTCGCTCTTCTCATCGGAGCGGGCCTTCTCGTCTCGGCCCTCTCCTCCTGGCTGGCGACCTTTCTTTCGCCCATGCTCATGGAAGTCTTCGGCAAGAGCGATTTCCTCTCGGTGAGCACCGTGACTATCATCCTGGCGACCATTTTCGGCATTGCCTGCGCCATGACGCCCATGAACAGCATTCCAGGCTCCTCGCCCGTTTCCATGACCATGCTCTACATCATCATCTGCCTCATCGCCTCCAGGGCATCCTTCAAGGAGCTGACTGACGCACCCTACTACCTTGCCGCCGGATTCGTCATCCTGGGTATCCACGCCCTTCTCATGGCCATCATCGCCAAGATCCTCAAGATCGACCTCTTTACCTGTGCCGTGGCCAGCCTTGCGAACATCGGCGCAGTGGCGGCCGCACCCATCATCGCCGCCGCCTACAAGGAAACGCTCGTTCCCATCGGCGTCCTGATGGCCCTCATGGGATATGTCGTCGGAACAGCCGGAGGGCTTTTCGTCGCCAAGATGCTGTCCATGGTCGCAGGAGCCTAG
- a CDS encoding DUF3870 domain-containing protein, with translation MSHDVQYPENSILVVGNSQTTGFNPINQQFGAFFITFIVVKETEEILDCGVSVTVKTTENFIRGMFSGKRLVKDEERIVAEVQSRYFGSSQKAIIAAYKDAVKKFREVTAAKKTVK, from the coding sequence ATGTCGCATGATGTTCAATACCCGGAGAACTCGATTCTTGTCGTGGGAAACTCCCAGACCACGGGGTTCAATCCCATCAACCAGCAGTTCGGGGCGTTTTTCATCACCTTCATCGTGGTGAAGGAAACGGAAGAGATCCTCGACTGCGGGGTGTCCGTGACGGTCAAGACCACGGAGAACTTCATTCGGGGGATGTTTTCGGGAAAGCGCCTGGTAAAGGACGAGGAGCGGATCGTGGCGGAAGTTCAGTCGCGGTATTTCGGCTCCTCCCAGAAGGCCATCATCGCGGCATACAAAGACGCGGTCAAGAAGTTCCGGGAAGTCACCGCGGCGAAAAAAACAGTGAAATAA
- a CDS encoding serine hydrolase, with the protein MDWVNAVHKEIEAFPETAGVVVRSSSDGVEVTHNPGKVFSSASLIKLGVLYTLFSKNAAGGIDLDEWCDFSSAASVDGGLLHRVRSGGRFRLDDLALLMISVSDNTAANLLIDRLGMDTINGGFRELGLTGTVLGRKMLDFEAKKAGKDNYTTAGDVAVLLETLHSGKNLPVSARNRMMEILSAQKLNSKLPGMIPVLDVDDVELFLAHKTGELPGNEHDAGIFFYRGKKPVVVSVLTEGLQHRSGGVSFCARIGRIIYDAYHNQQ; encoded by the coding sequence ATGGACTGGGTGAACGCTGTCCACAAGGAGATAGAAGCCTTTCCGGAAACTGCGGGCGTTGTCGTCCGCAGTTCCTCTGACGGGGTGGAAGTCACGCATAATCCCGGGAAGGTTTTTTCTTCCGCGAGCCTGATCAAGCTGGGAGTCCTGTACACCCTCTTTTCAAAGAATGCTGCCGGCGGGATCGACCTTGACGAATGGTGCGATTTTTCCTCCGCTGCGTCCGTGGACGGCGGGCTGCTTCACCGGGTCCGCTCCGGAGGACGGTTTCGGCTGGATGATTTGGCCCTCCTCATGATATCCGTAAGCGACAACACTGCGGCGAATCTGCTCATCGACAGGCTGGGGATGGATACCATCAACGGAGGGTTCAGGGAACTCGGGCTTACCGGAACCGTTCTTGGCCGGAAGATGCTCGACTTCGAGGCGAAAAAGGCGGGAAAGGACAACTACACCACTGCGGGAGACGTTGCCGTGCTGCTTGAAACCCTGCATTCAGGGAAAAACCTTCCGGTTTCGGCCAGGAACCGCATGATGGAGATCCTTTCGGCGCAGAAGCTCAATTCCAAGCTTCCCGGAATGATTCCCGTGCTCGACGTGGATGACGTGGAACTGTTTCTTGCCCACAAGACCGGGGAACTGCCGGGGAACGAGCACGACGCGGGCATTTTCTTCTACCGGGGCAAAAAGCCGGTAGTGGTTTCGGTCCTTACTGAAGGGCTGCAGCACAGGTCCGGGGGCGTCAGTTTCTGCGCCCGCATCGGACGGATCATTTATGACGCGTATCATAATCAGCAGTAA
- a CDS encoding MoaD/ThiS family protein gives MAVRLHLLGIFRKHQPSDPWEIPPDGKTPLSAILEDAGVDPAAGYVLLVNGSRKKKDYIPADGDDIKVMPLVAGG, from the coding sequence ATGGCTGTACGGCTCCATCTCCTCGGCATCTTCCGGAAGCACCAGCCCTCCGATCCCTGGGAGATCCCCCCGGACGGAAAGACGCCCCTTTCGGCGATCCTGGAAGATGCCGGGGTGGACCCGGCGGCGGGATATGTCCTCCTGGTGAACGGGTCCCGGAAAAAGAAGGACTACATCCCTGCAGACGGGGACGACATCAAGGTCATGCCCCTGGTCGCGGGGGGATAA
- a CDS encoding aldehyde ferredoxin oxidoreductase family protein produces the protein MYGYWGKLLRVDLTNRTFRSEEIPEKVFDLLLGGSGLGAKILLEGTPAKVDPLSPENKLIFAVGAFQGVNFPGNGKWSVITKGPLTGTFLESAGTGHWAPYFKKCGYDAVVFEGKASSPVYVVIRDDSVEFRDAAFLWGKDTVETGVLIKEDLGDKRINALNIGPSGEILNPIACVTCDGHSFAGRGGAGAVMGSKNLKAVAAWGTKEVPVYDREKASEYAKEVFKLLHEQGEGFRNHGTPTVMVPLEEIGDVPIKYWRGDENKYGAYLLGAPRYTEYLNVKPLPCINCPVGCHRHIHFEYPDGTVLEGNGPEYETIGMMGTNLLMEDLGAVAKANDLANRMGIDTVSCGAWIGFLMECWEYGWITPRDTGGLQVKWGDPKALLELTSRIASMKGVGEWFREGVRGAAKRIGKEAEKITVEVKNLDYPAHDPRAVFGLGVNYAVGTRGACHERGNPQASALGLFFPELGEDAPLDRFSVEDAAKVAVLHQDVSVLHNCMTLCKFMMGGAGLTLTEMNTAYKYLTGKDIPVAEFVKCGERAWQLQRIINVRDGLGRKDDTLPLKMTVPAMVGPRAGKTPTPHDRILDDYYALRGWDGNGVPTKERLEELGLGEYAKYLN, from the coding sequence ATGTACGGATATTGGGGAAAGCTGCTGCGGGTGGACCTGACGAACCGCACCTTCCGGTCCGAGGAGATTCCCGAAAAAGTGTTCGATTTGCTTCTCGGGGGTTCGGGGCTCGGCGCGAAAATCCTGCTCGAGGGAACACCGGCAAAAGTGGATCCGCTGTCGCCGGAGAACAAGCTCATTTTTGCCGTGGGCGCCTTCCAGGGCGTGAACTTTCCCGGGAACGGCAAGTGGAGCGTCATCACGAAGGGCCCCCTGACCGGCACGTTCCTCGAGTCGGCCGGTACGGGCCACTGGGCGCCCTACTTCAAGAAGTGCGGCTATGACGCGGTCGTCTTCGAGGGGAAGGCGAGCAGCCCGGTATACGTGGTGATCCGGGACGATTCCGTGGAGTTCCGGGACGCGGCGTTCCTGTGGGGAAAGGACACGGTGGAGACGGGAGTCCTGATCAAGGAAGACCTCGGCGACAAGAGGATCAACGCCCTGAACATCGGCCCCTCGGGGGAAATCCTCAACCCCATAGCCTGCGTGACCTGCGACGGCCACAGCTTTGCCGGGCGGGGCGGCGCCGGGGCCGTCATGGGGTCCAAGAACCTGAAGGCCGTGGCCGCCTGGGGAACGAAGGAAGTTCCGGTTTACGACCGCGAGAAGGCCTCCGAGTACGCAAAGGAAGTCTTCAAGCTCCTCCACGAGCAGGGGGAGGGATTCCGCAACCACGGGACGCCCACCGTCATGGTTCCCCTGGAGGAGATCGGCGACGTGCCCATCAAGTACTGGAGGGGCGACGAAAACAAGTACGGAGCCTATCTTCTCGGCGCTCCGCGGTACACCGAATACCTGAACGTGAAGCCCCTGCCCTGCATCAACTGCCCCGTGGGATGCCACCGGCACATCCATTTCGAATATCCCGACGGCACGGTCCTCGAGGGGAACGGCCCCGAGTACGAGACCATCGGCATGATGGGGACGAATCTCCTCATGGAAGACCTGGGGGCCGTGGCGAAGGCCAACGATCTGGCCAACCGCATGGGCATCGACACCGTGTCCTGCGGGGCATGGATAGGCTTCCTCATGGAATGCTGGGAATACGGCTGGATCACCCCCCGGGATACCGGAGGACTCCAGGTGAAATGGGGCGACCCGAAGGCGCTCCTGGAACTCACGTCCCGGATCGCCTCCATGAAGGGCGTGGGGGAATGGTTCAGGGAAGGCGTGCGGGGCGCGGCGAAAAGAATCGGCAAAGAGGCTGAGAAGATCACCGTGGAGGTGAAAAACCTGGACTATCCCGCCCATGATCCCCGGGCGGTCTTCGGCCTCGGGGTCAACTACGCCGTGGGCACCAGGGGAGCCTGCCACGAGCGGGGCAACCCCCAGGCGAGCGCCCTGGGCCTCTTCTTTCCAGAGCTTGGAGAGGACGCGCCCCTCGACCGGTTCTCCGTGGAGGACGCGGCGAAAGTGGCGGTGCTCCACCAGGACGTGAGCGTGCTGCACAACTGCATGACCCTCTGCAAGTTCATGATGGGCGGCGCGGGCCTCACCCTCACGGAGATGAACACGGCCTATAAATACCTCACCGGGAAGGATATCCCCGTGGCGGAGTTCGTGAAATGCGGCGAGCGGGCGTGGCAGCTCCAGCGCATCATCAACGTCCGGGACGGCCTGGGGAGAAAGGACGACACCCTGCCCCTGAAGATGACCGTTCCTGCCATGGTGGGGCCCAGGGCGGGCAAAACCCCGACCCCCCACGACCGGATCCTCGATGATTACTATGCCCTCCGTGGCTGGGACGGCAACGGCGTTCCCACGAAGGAACGGCTTGAAGAGCTCGGCCTCGGAGAGTACGCGAAGTACCTCAACTGA
- a CDS encoding MoaD/ThiS family protein translates to MAVTIRLLGLFRQYGPPEPWEVAAGERSIGELLAEIEEKAHAGYIPIVNGERKSKTYVPAEGDEIKIMPLVTGG, encoded by the coding sequence ATGGCTGTGACGATCCGTCTCCTGGGCCTCTTCAGGCAGTACGGACCTCCGGAACCCTGGGAGGTTGCGGCTGGAGAGCGGTCCATCGGCGAGCTTCTCGCGGAAATCGAGGAGAAGGCCCACGCGGGCTATATTCCCATCGTGAACGGTGAACGGAAAAGCAAGACCTATGTCCCCGCCGAAGGGGACGAGATAAAGATCATGCCCCTGGTGACGGGGGGCTGA
- a CDS encoding FIST signal transduction protein, with protein sequence MLQAKVGWSTSGCARSAGEEAAKAAKVGGAKVALLYGSVDYDQEELLKGVGAVLGDVPVIGCTSYTGVLTPGGFITGPDGYCALMTLSDEEMTVGVGAAEKGCCAVSAGEEAALAALEAAGMDTAPDFFYMVAPPGEEEFYLEGIQSVIGRVPFFGGSAADNDLSGKWLVYGGGVVKNGVAVAFFWDKEFGNRYTGAYRPTGKRGIITKVENNRVLKEIDGKPALEVLAGWLGSTPADLQGFNLLGATIHHPLGITDYAGGHVWIRHPMAGNPDNSANIGNNLAEGVAVELMEATTDELIASVESAAKEAAGRLGTDVGALLAVHCGGRRGGIGDRMDETAAAMKKAIGDAPFIGVFTFGEYGYEGCSANGCGGLMLSFMALGK encoded by the coding sequence ATGCTGCAGGCAAAGGTTGGCTGGAGTACTTCGGGATGTGCCCGCTCGGCGGGGGAGGAAGCGGCGAAGGCGGCGAAGGTGGGCGGGGCGAAAGTCGCCCTGCTCTACGGAAGCGTGGACTATGACCAGGAAGAGCTTCTGAAGGGTGTAGGGGCTGTCCTGGGAGATGTGCCCGTCATCGGATGCACCTCCTATACGGGCGTGCTCACGCCGGGAGGCTTCATCACCGGTCCGGATGGATACTGCGCCCTCATGACCCTCTCCGATGAAGAGATGACTGTCGGGGTGGGAGCGGCTGAAAAGGGATGCTGCGCCGTGTCGGCGGGCGAGGAAGCGGCCCTGGCCGCCCTCGAGGCCGCCGGAATGGACACCGCCCCCGACTTTTTCTACATGGTGGCCCCTCCGGGGGAGGAAGAATTCTACCTCGAGGGCATCCAGTCGGTCATCGGAAGGGTCCCCTTCTTCGGCGGCAGCGCGGCGGACAACGATCTCTCCGGCAAGTGGCTTGTCTACGGCGGCGGCGTGGTGAAGAACGGTGTGGCCGTGGCCTTCTTCTGGGACAAGGAATTCGGGAACAGGTATACCGGCGCCTACCGTCCCACGGGCAAGCGGGGCATCATCACGAAGGTGGAAAACAACCGCGTGCTGAAGGAGATCGACGGAAAACCTGCCCTTGAAGTTCTCGCGGGATGGCTCGGGAGCACTCCCGCCGACCTGCAGGGGTTCAACCTCCTCGGCGCCACCATCCACCATCCTCTCGGCATTACGGACTATGCCGGCGGTCACGTGTGGATCCGCCATCCCATGGCGGGCAACCCCGACAACAGTGCCAACATCGGCAACAACCTCGCCGAGGGAGTGGCTGTGGAACTCATGGAAGCCACCACGGACGAACTGATCGCCTCTGTGGAATCAGCGGCGAAGGAAGCGGCCGGCCGGCTCGGGACAGACGTGGGAGCCCTCCTGGCCGTTCACTGCGGCGGCAGGCGGGGCGGCATCGGCGACAGGATGGACGAGACCGCGGCGGCCATGAAAAAGGCGATCGGAGACGCCCCCTTCATCGGCGTCTTCACCTTCGGCGAGTACGGGTACGAAGGATGTTCCGCCAACGGCTGCGGCGGTCTGATGCTGTCCTTCATGGCCCTGGGGAAATAA
- a CDS encoding dipeptide epimerase, with amino-acid sequence MKIRTLRLGRLSVPLKKPFKTALRTVTEVTTNVVVVETDEGVCGYGEAPPTAVITGDSNGAIRGAVEERLRPLLTGQDTENLNDLLDMVDSALVHNTSAKAAVDIALHDLWGKILGKPLYALLGGTAKEVETDYTISVNDPETMVKDSLEAVADGYPALKIKVGTDSAQDMIRLREIRSAVGKDILLRVDANQGWTPKQAVRTIRFFEDEGLDIELVEQPVKAHDFEGLKYVTDSVDTLILADESVFSPRDAFTILSMRAADLVNIKLMKTGGIRNALAVCAMARSCGVECMIGAMMETKISVTAAAHLASALPVITRADLDPPILCASDPVEGGAVYSGAKVAPSSGPGLGITDIRGLVLE; translated from the coding sequence ATGAAAATACGCACACTCCGTCTGGGGCGTCTTTCCGTTCCGCTGAAAAAACCGTTCAAGACGGCGCTCCGGACCGTCACGGAAGTGACCACCAATGTGGTGGTCGTGGAGACGGATGAAGGAGTCTGCGGGTACGGGGAGGCTCCCCCTACGGCGGTCATTACGGGGGATTCAAACGGAGCGATCCGGGGTGCGGTGGAGGAGCGGCTTCGCCCGCTCCTCACCGGGCAGGACACGGAGAATCTCAACGATCTGCTGGACATGGTGGATTCGGCCCTGGTGCACAACACGTCGGCAAAGGCCGCGGTGGACATCGCTCTCCACGACCTGTGGGGCAAGATCCTCGGGAAACCTTTGTACGCCCTCCTCGGGGGAACAGCGAAAGAAGTGGAGACAGACTACACCATCAGCGTCAACGATCCTGAGACCATGGTGAAAGACAGTCTCGAGGCCGTGGCGGACGGGTATCCCGCCCTGAAGATCAAGGTGGGGACCGACTCGGCACAGGACATGATCCGCCTTCGGGAGATCCGCTCGGCGGTGGGGAAGGACATTCTGCTCCGGGTGGACGCCAACCAGGGGTGGACGCCGAAGCAGGCGGTCCGTACCATCCGGTTTTTCGAGGACGAAGGGCTCGATATCGAGCTCGTGGAGCAGCCGGTGAAGGCCCATGACTTCGAGGGGCTGAAATATGTCACTGACAGCGTGGACACACTGATACTTGCCGACGAGTCGGTGTTTTCGCCCAGGGATGCCTTCACCATCCTCTCCATGAGGGCGGCGGACCTGGTCAACATCAAGCTAATGAAGACGGGAGGCATACGGAATGCCCTGGCCGTCTGCGCCATGGCCCGCTCCTGCGGCGTGGAGTGCATGATCGGGGCCATGATGGAGACCAAGATCAGCGTGACGGCAGCGGCCCATCTGGCCTCGGCCCTTCCGGTCATCACCAGGGCGGACCTGGATCCCCCCATCCTCTGCGCCTCCGACCCGGTGGAGGGGGGAGCGGTCTACAGTGGGGCGAAAGTCGCTCCTTCATCGGGGCCCGGGCTGGGGATCACGGACATAAGGGGACTCGTGCTGGAATAA
- a CDS encoding Na+/H+ antiporter NhaC family protein gives MENSILLGLVPLGIYIIFCFTRYGQIVAVSLGILAATLIGGHSLMDVAAGIRGGLGSFLGYIGLIILLGAGLGEVLKRTQVVNDLVSMVTGKLNVNSQKRAFFVVMFCSVVIVSLLGTMAGGNAILAPILIPIVASVRITPNTMGVLFHGAGATGLFLGPFTPPVVALMEFTGLSYPQYLVNAGIPISVIMWIVTFIWAGHVQKVSEGKKHYSEEEVAAAGKVEWTPTATVRRATIVFLVSMISLVGYGIAIEGGSTFVLAIMLGTALLTGFAARLNMTEIVDTIFEGSKRLIWLFFFFVLLDPFVNFMSDAGTFEALATLLKPYVENGGPVAFLAFSTLVGVFGIPGAAVAQAEVINKMFLPLAQSLSIPMTIWVVVLLVGSQMTSFAIPEGDMQGQMGLAQSDDLKAMLCNGWLIVLFTVLYVIARAMMLGTV, from the coding sequence GTGGAAAATTCGATACTTTTGGGGCTGGTCCCCCTGGGAATCTACATAATTTTCTGCTTTACCCGCTACGGCCAGATCGTGGCGGTCTCTCTCGGCATACTCGCGGCAACCCTTATCGGCGGGCACAGCCTGATGGACGTAGCGGCCGGAATCCGCGGAGGCCTGGGGTCGTTCCTGGGGTACATCGGACTCATCATCCTGCTCGGTGCAGGGCTCGGCGAGGTTTTGAAGCGGACGCAGGTCGTCAATGACCTCGTCTCCATGGTAACCGGCAAGCTCAACGTCAATTCCCAGAAGCGCGCATTTTTCGTCGTTATGTTCTGTTCAGTCGTTATCGTCAGCCTTCTCGGAACTATGGCGGGAGGAAACGCCATTCTCGCTCCCATCCTCATTCCCATCGTCGCTTCCGTAAGGATCACCCCGAACACCATGGGAGTTCTCTTCCACGGCGCAGGCGCCACCGGGCTTTTCCTCGGACCCTTTACGCCTCCGGTGGTGGCTCTCATGGAGTTCACCGGCCTGTCATATCCCCAGTACCTTGTCAACGCCGGCATCCCCATTTCGGTCATCATGTGGATCGTGACCTTTATCTGGGCGGGCCACGTGCAGAAAGTGAGCGAAGGAAAGAAGCATTATTCCGAGGAAGAAGTGGCAGCGGCCGGGAAGGTTGAATGGACGCCCACCGCCACGGTGAGACGGGCGACCATAGTATTCCTCGTCTCCATGATATCCCTTGTCGGCTATGGAATAGCCATTGAGGGCGGATCCACCTTCGTTCTCGCCATTATGCTCGGGACGGCACTGCTGACGGGATTCGCGGCCCGGCTCAACATGACCGAAATCGTGGATACCATCTTCGAAGGATCCAAGCGCCTCATCTGGCTCTTTTTCTTCTTTGTCCTCCTTGATCCCTTCGTCAATTTCATGTCCGACGCCGGTACCTTCGAGGCCCTCGCCACCCTGCTGAAGCCTTATGTTGAAAACGGCGGCCCGGTAGCGTTCCTTGCCTTCTCGACCCTGGTAGGCGTATTCGGGATTCCCGGAGCTGCCGTAGCCCAGGCGGAAGTCATCAACAAGATGTTCCTTCCCCTCGCCCAGAGCCTGAGCATCCCTATGACGATCTGGGTCGTGGTGCTGCTCGTCGGATCGCAGATGACCTCTTTCGCCATTCCGGAAGGAGACATGCAGGGGCAGATGGGGCTTGCACAGTCCGATGACCTGAAGGCCATGCTGTGCAACGGGTGGCTCATAGTTCTGTTCACAGTCCTCTATGTGATCGCCCGCGCGATGATGCTGGGAACCGTCTGA